The following proteins are encoded in a genomic region of Microbacterium sp. NC79:
- a CDS encoding NADPH-dependent F420 reductase, whose protein sequence is MGPNRIIHGVSHVHATQEDERSMAASAAETIGIVGAGKLGRTLARLSLAAGLSVVIHGSGPLARTARVLESFDIAATPASLDEVTAADIVVLAIPLSDAEVLDGSLFDRTIVVDPMNHWDEADGPRPDFDDPSTPTSMLVQRWFDRARVVKAFNHVAYKDLAGGARVSGDPHRWGVAVAANDADAGTTVAAWVDAVGFDPVMVGSLAATYALQPGQPLFGATLSAAALETLLR, encoded by the coding sequence GTGGGGCCGAACCGCATTATTCACGGTGTGTCTCACGTGCACGCGACGCAGGAAGATGAGAGAAGCATGGCGGCGAGCGCGGCGGAGACAATCGGGATTGTTGGCGCGGGTAAGCTCGGGCGCACCCTCGCGCGGCTCTCGCTTGCTGCTGGACTCTCGGTCGTGATTCATGGTTCCGGCCCCCTCGCGCGCACGGCGCGCGTTCTCGAGAGCTTTGACATTGCTGCCACGCCGGCGTCTCTCGACGAGGTGACTGCCGCTGACATCGTGGTGCTGGCGATTCCGCTCAGCGATGCCGAAGTTCTCGATGGTTCTCTCTTCGACAGAACCATCGTTGTTGACCCGATGAACCACTGGGATGAGGCAGATGGGCCGCGGCCCGACTTTGATGATCCGTCGACGCCGACGAGCATGCTCGTGCAACGGTGGTTTGATCGGGCGCGCGTCGTCAAGGCGTTCAACCACGTCGCGTACAAGGATCTGGCCGGTGGCGCGCGGGTTTCTGGTGACCCGCATCGGTGGGGCGTCGCCGTGGCGGCCAATGATGCGGACGCCGGAACCACGGTTGCGGCGTGGGTAGATGCGGTCGGGTTTGACCCTGTGATGGTCGGGTCGCTCGCGGCGACGTATGCGCTGCAACCCGGGCAGCCGCTTTTCGGGGCGACGCTGTCTGCTGCGGCGCTGGAAACCCTGCTTCGGTAG
- a CDS encoding ArsR family transcriptional regulator, with protein sequence MVSSAAGYSAISSESRVQILHMLQTRPQRTIDELVESTGLHANTVREHLQRLTEDGYVVSETERRETRGRPRTLYSAATGTPEASSPIAERKVREAAKRGDLMRRVMPETDDSDLDHDELHQIDALVENLIDSGFDPLVNPNDLTIDLSPCAHMGTPGQEPSMRCAVHVTLLQSVVTQAGGPLNVEGLRTTCNPQDCVIQLRRANPEA encoded by the coding sequence ATGGTGTCGTCTGCTGCCGGATACAGCGCGATTTCGAGCGAGTCGCGCGTTCAGATCCTTCATATGCTTCAGACCCGACCCCAGCGCACGATCGACGAGCTCGTCGAGTCGACCGGATTGCACGCAAACACGGTGCGCGAACACCTGCAGCGACTCACCGAAGACGGCTATGTCGTCTCTGAGACGGAACGACGCGAAACTCGCGGGCGCCCCCGCACGCTGTACAGCGCGGCCACGGGCACACCAGAGGCGAGTAGCCCGATCGCCGAGCGTAAGGTTCGAGAAGCCGCCAAGCGTGGCGACTTGATGCGCCGCGTCATGCCCGAAACCGATGACAGCGATCTCGACCATGATGAGCTTCACCAGATCGATGCTCTCGTTGAGAACCTCATCGACTCCGGGTTTGACCCGCTTGTTAACCCCAACGACCTCACGATTGACCTTTCACCGTGTGCGCATATGGGCACCCCAGGGCAAGAACCGAGTATGCGCTGCGCCGTGCATGTGACGCTCCTGCAATCGGTCGTCACCCAGGCAGGCGGCCCCCTCAACGTGGAAGGACTCCGCACCACCTGCAACCCGCAGGACTGCGTGATCCAGCTCCGCCGAGCGAACCCAGAAGCATAG
- a CDS encoding cytochrome ubiquinol oxidase subunit I, which translates to MDLLDPLALARWQFGLTTVYHYLFVPLTIGMVLAVAIFQTAWVRTGKIHYLHLTRFFGKIFLINFAMGVVTGIVQEFQFGMNWSDYSRFVGDIFGAPLAFEGLIAFFFEATFIGLWIFGWNKLPAKIHLLTIWATAIGSILSAYFIIAANAFMQNPVGYELNAETGRAELVDFGALMTNPVALAAFPHTIFAAFMFAAGVIISVAAWHISRAQHLDSMRTALRFGLWFMIISTIGVVITGDQLSLAMYATQPMKMAAAEATFNTACGADASFSLFTLGTPDGKTELFSIRVPYLLSILSNHTFDGCVHGINDLNAEYAQTYAAMGIDNFAPTLWITYWAFRWMIALGMVHCLIAIAGLWVTRKKAKKPVAQWMWKVAIWSYPLSLLASIVGWIFTEMGRQPWIVFGLMTTRDGVSPDVSGLEVLISLIAFTAIYAALAFVEFRLIIRTAQKGPDETEQADVDSKPASVVY; encoded by the coding sequence ATGGATCTACTCGACCCACTGGCTCTCGCCCGATGGCAATTCGGGTTGACGACCGTCTACCACTACCTCTTCGTGCCGCTCACAATCGGAATGGTGCTTGCCGTTGCGATTTTCCAAACGGCATGGGTACGAACCGGAAAGATTCACTACCTACACCTGACGCGATTCTTCGGAAAGATCTTCCTGATCAACTTCGCGATGGGTGTTGTCACCGGTATCGTGCAGGAGTTCCAGTTCGGTATGAACTGGTCAGACTACTCGCGCTTCGTGGGCGATATCTTCGGTGCTCCGCTGGCTTTTGAGGGTCTCATCGCGTTCTTCTTCGAAGCGACCTTCATTGGTCTGTGGATCTTCGGGTGGAACAAGTTGCCCGCCAAGATTCACCTGCTCACGATTTGGGCAACCGCCATTGGTTCCATCCTGTCGGCGTACTTCATCATCGCAGCCAACGCGTTCATGCAGAACCCGGTCGGCTACGAATTGAATGCTGAGACGGGTCGCGCCGAGCTCGTCGACTTCGGCGCTCTGATGACCAACCCGGTCGCCCTCGCCGCCTTCCCGCACACCATCTTCGCCGCTTTCATGTTCGCCGCCGGTGTCATCATTTCGGTGGCCGCGTGGCACATCTCCCGCGCACAGCACCTCGACTCGATGCGCACCGCGCTGCGCTTCGGCCTGTGGTTCATGATCATCTCGACCATCGGCGTCGTCATCACCGGTGACCAGCTGAGCCTCGCGATGTACGCCACGCAACCCATGAAGATGGCGGCCGCCGAAGCTACGTTCAACACCGCATGTGGCGCCGATGCTTCGTTCTCGCTGTTCACTCTGGGCACGCCAGACGGCAAGACGGAGCTGTTCTCGATCCGCGTTCCGTACCTGTTGTCGATCCTGTCGAACCACACGTTTGATGGCTGCGTGCACGGTATCAATGACCTGAACGCGGAATACGCACAGACGTACGCTGCGATGGGCATCGATAACTTCGCCCCGACCCTGTGGATCACCTACTGGGCATTCCGCTGGATGATCGCCCTCGGCATGGTGCACTGCCTCATCGCTATTGCTGGTCTGTGGGTCACCCGCAAGAAGGCCAAGAAGCCGGTCGCTCAGTGGATGTGGAAGGTCGCGATCTGGTCGTACCCGCTCAGCCTCCTCGCCTCGATCGTTGGCTGGATCTTCACCGAAATGGGTCGCCAGCCGTGGATCGTGTTCGGCCTGATGACCACGCGCGACGGTGTGAGCCCCGATGTTTCGGGTCTTGAGGTCTTGATCTCGCTCATCGCATTCACCGCCATCTACGCGGCCCTCGCGTTCGTCGAGTTCCGCCTCATCATTCGCACCGCGCAGAAGGGCCCGGACGAGACCGAACAAGCTGACGTCGATTCCAAGCCCGCCTCGGTCGTCTACTAA